Genomic window (Chryseobacterium sp. H1D6B):
TAAATCGGAAACCAAACCCGATCACCATTGGATCCGTTGCATAGAACAATGATGCCGCTCTTCGTTGGCAGATCCAAAAATAGAGCAGCACTCCAGCCTACATTTTCGCCGGTGTGCCCTATGGTTCTGAAACCTTCATAATTCATAAAACGATATCCCAGCCCGCTTTCACCTTCGTTGGAATTTGGGAGAACAGGCGTTTCCATTAACTTGATGGTGTTTGGCTTCAGGACTTTATTCAATTGACGATAATTAGGTGTGATAGACAGTTCTGCAAAATGTGCCAGATCTTGGATAGTGGTCTGAAGTCCTGCCGCTGCTTTTTCAGTGAAGATCCGGTTTTTTATAGGATTACCATTCTCGTCATATGCCGTTGCTGATGTAGCCATCATTTCTGCTGTCCATTCATAATTGGTATTTTTCATTCCAAGTGGCAGGAAGATATTATTTTTCATATAGGTGGCAAAACTCTGGTTCGTTCTCTCTTCCAGAAGCAGTTGTGCAAGAGTGTAACCTCCCCCGGAATAGTCCCATTTAGTTCCCGGCTCGCTGATAAGATGTACGGTTTCACCATTGCGTTTGGTTTTCCCGTTCAGTGATTCTTCCAGACTTAACAATGGTATTCCTTGGTCTGATCCGCCGTAACCGTGTACCGAAAGCCCTGCTGTATGGCTCAAGATCCGTCTCAGTGTTACTTTTGATCTGTCAAATTCACATTCCGGCAAATGCCATCGGGTTAGATATTGATCAACGGGATCGTCCAGTTTGACAAGATTTTTTTCTGTGAGCTGTATAAAACCCCAGGCAGAGATCAACTTGGAGATAGAGCCAATATTAAAGATCGTCTCCGGTGTCACAGGCTTTTTGCTTGCAAGATCCGCATATCCGATCGATTGTATCCAGGCAACTTTTCCATCCCGGATCACGGCTACTGCAACTCCGGGAACATCATTCTTTATGGTAAGTTCATTACCTAATGTTTCAATTTCTTCATACAGCGGATCTGTTGTATGAAGAATTGCATTCTGGGAATGTCTGGTTGCCGAACAAGAGAAAATCATTCCCAAATAGACGATCGACAAGGTAAATGAGAAGAAGCTTTTTAGGTGAATATTATTTCCCATAAATTTTAATTAGCCAACAATCAAATATCCGAAATAATAATCAGCTACAATAAAATATTAATTACGTTTTTATCTTTTCACTCGTTTCATTGGGAAGGTCTGTTTGCGTTTCTGTCCGTTTTTTGTTCCTGAAATTTCAGCTATCAATGAATCGGAACTGATTTTTGTATAAGCGATGATCTGCGGAAAGTCGTGCTGTGGATTTTCAAAGACCAATTGATTTTCTGAAATGGTTTTGGCGACAAAACGAACAGGCAGGCCCTCATTTTGATTGTTAACGACCGGAATATAAAACAACCTTTTATTTTCCTGCACGAGCCGGATATTTTCAAAAACGATCGTGTCTTTGTCCTTCACACTATAACTTTTCCCCGAAAATTCATTATTGCCAGCTTTAGTCCAGGTTTCATAGATGCTGCCTTTCTGGGTTTTATTTTCCCCGGTACCGATCAGCCATTCAGCTTTTTGAATGTCTTTTTTATACTTTACTGTCCAGGCATAAAGAATAGCCAAACTAATGCCTGTAATAAAAAATTTTGCTCCTGTTTTCATAATTTTAGCTGATTAAGTAATTGTCATTTTATTTTATTTCCAAACGAGAGATGACTTCTTTATTGAAAATTCAGATAACAAAGTTGCGATGTTTTTGAAAACTAAAATTGTAAAAATGGGACAAGTCTAATCCGTTCCGTAGAAAAGCGAGGACATCTTAAGGTGATTACCATAAAATTCTTTGGGCGTAGATCCGGTAAATTCCTTAAACTCTTTGATAAAGTGTGCCTGGTCGTAATATTCATTTTCATAAGCCAGTTCTGCCAGGTTGGAGAACTGATCGTTCAGCAACATTTTGAGTGCAGACTGCAATCGGATCGTCCGGGATAGTTGTTTTGGACTAAGACCGATGGCTGCAGAAAATTTGCGTAATAATTGTCTTCTGTTGACTTTGGTAAGACTCGACAATTCGTCAACCGGGAGTTGTCCGTTGGCTGTTATAATGGTTTCAACCGTTGTTTTTACAATGCGGCCAATGGTTTCGATGTCGGTCAGTCGATTAAGTAAAAACATTTCAATAAACTTTATTCTCTCCGAAGTGGAACTGGCATTTAAAACCTTTTGCTCAATTTCCTGTCCATCCTTTCCATATAACTTTTCCAATGAAACGGCGGTATTTTCCATCTCTTTTATGGAATTACTGGTAAAAGGCAAAAATCCTTCCGGATGAAAGCGAACGGAAAAGATTCCGGTCTCGCCTGTCGGCTCGATCTCAAGTGGCCGTGTCAGTTGTCCGATGACAAAACATCTGGGTTGGATAATGCTGTTCCCATTATCCAAGTATTGTTTGTATAGATCGCCATAATGAAAGATCATCTCCATACATCCGTCAGAAACGATGGTTTGTTTTTCAGGCGTTTCTTCTTTCGGGCTTTCTAATGTCCAATAACATTTGATAAATGCTGTCAAATTCTGATCCGGTTCAAATGTCTGGTAATTCATTGTCTTTTTTTGATAAGAGTTATTTTAAGCAATTCAAATATAATCAATCTTCGCACAAGAGATTGATGGATAATCTATCATAAACCTGCGTAATTTAAGTACAGGTTAACTGGAAACTTGCGCAAAATGCATACAGGATATTTAAAAACCTGCGTAAAAATGATACAGCATAATTCTAAACCTGTATCAAAATGTTACAGTAAAGTACGAACCTGAGTAAATTGTTACAGGTTATTTTCAAATCTGCATCAATGAGATACAAGTATTTTTTTAGCCTGTATGAAAACGCTACAGGTTAACCGGAAACCTGTAGTAAATTGATACAGGTTATTTAAAAACCTGCGTAAAAACGATACAACATCATTCTAAACCTGTATTAAAATGTTACAGGTTAATTCTAAACCTGCGTAAAAAAGATACAGGTTAAAAATCTGTTCTTTCCATCTTTTTTATTTTCAAAGAAAAAATTTCAAAAACTACTCATAATCAGTATTTTAAATTACTATTTCAGAGCTCTGAAAAATCAGAATTTTTGTGCGGCAAGATGTGTCTTTGTATATACAAACTTTTCAAGTTTTACATCCAAAGACACTCTTGCCTTTTTTTGCAAAAAGGGGAAAAAACTGCGGAACTTGTTTTTTTATTTCCTTGAAATCCGGTTTAAGATTCCAAATTAATCCAGTTTATTCTTTTTTAATCTTCAAAAATTCCAGACCCATCCAGATTCGTCTTATTTAGCCCAGCTACCATTAATGCTATTGTTTTCACGGTTTTGATATTCCAATTTTGCAGAAGAAAATTTAATCGGAAAAACAAAAATGAAGTAATTATGATAGTCAACCTCATCACAAAAGAAGACCTTCAGGAATTTAAAACCGAATTGCTGGAAGACCTACAAAACCTATTTCAAATCAAAATTTCCCAGCAGAAATTATGGCTACGGTCATCAGAGGTCAAAGAACTTCTGAAAATCTCTTCCGGAACATTGCAAAACCTGCGCGTTAATGGAACCTTATCCTACACCCGTGTCGGCGGAACACTATATTACAATTATAAAGACATTGAAGAAATGCTGAAAAAGAAGCAATGATAGTTTACAATACCGAAACCAGATTATGAATTATATCAAACAACTCACAGCTTTCTATGAAAAGGTGGCTCAAGATAATACGCTTAATCCATCACACATCAGCCTCTATTTAGCCTTATTCCAATTCTGGAATTTCAGCCGTTTCCGAAATCCGGTCAGTATTTCACGCGATGAAGTGATGCGCATCAGTAAAATCCGTTCAAAAGCCACCTATCATAAATGCCTGAAGAATCTGCATTCTTCGGGCTATATTGATTATCAGCCATCATATAATCCTTTTCAGGGAAGTCAAGTGGTGATGTTGGATTTTGGTGGGGAGTTGGAAGTTGGAAAAAAAATAAGAATTAGCAAGTAAGTTTTCTGATAAAACAATCTTTATGAATTGTGTAGTTTCAAAATTCTTCTAAGATTATAAATAACTTAATATTATTACGGAAAACCGTAAATAAATATAATAAATACCAGATAAATTGCAACAGAAATTTTATAACACCCTATAAATACTCATTGCAATGAAAATTGACATTCACGTTCATACAAAAAAAATAAAATCTGGCGATGCTGTAACACGTAAGATAGAAAAGGATAGATTTGTCGAAATTATAAGAGATACCGATGTCAAGATTCTGACTATCACAAATCATAATCATTTTGATTTAAATCAGTATGAAGAATTTAGAGATGGGGTGTCTACAAACTGTCAAATTTGGCCTGGAGTTGAACTGGACATTTTAGAAAAAGGAAAGAGGGCTCATTTAATTGTAATTTGTAATCCTAAAAATTATATTCAGTTTGACAATAATGTCCAGGAAATTCTAGCAGATAAAAATCCTGATACATTTACAATTTCATTACACGAGGTCGTAGAAAAATTCGATTCTTTAGATTGCATCTATGTTGCACATTATTTTGTAAAAAAACCTAATCTTGGTGACGAAGAATTACAAATACTCACAAGTTTAGTATCAAATCCTAAAAGAATTTTAAAAGAGGCCACTAATGCAATTTCTGCTGGCATTTATATAAGCCACGGTCATAATTCTATTTATGGTTCAGATGTACATAACTGGGATGATTATGTAGAAATATCAAAAACATTACCTGATTTAAGACTACCCGTGGAAAGTTTTGAGCAGTTCTGCTTGTTGTTAGAAAAAAATGAGGCTACAATAAATACAATTTTGGATAAAAAAGTTAAGGAGCGTATCGAAGTGGCACCATTTTCAGCTGCTGAATTGATACGATTAGATATCTATAATGATATAAATATTCTATTTGGTTCAAAAGGTACAGGAAAAACGGAGATATTAGAATCTTTATCAAAATATTATAATGCAAAAGGTCATAAAACCTCTGTATATAAGTCTAATGATAGTCATTTAAACGAAGTTTTTGATATAAAAGGGAATTCTTTCAATTGTGAAGTTTCTGATTTTGGAATTGATAAATGTGAAGACAATATCAGTTTTTTAAAGGAGGTGACAGAAGAAGAGGTAACAAGCTTAAATAAATATCTTCTACATTTTTCTGTACAAGAAACCAATAAAATATCTCAAAAATTAAAAATCAAAAATATCAATCAAGAAGATGAAACCCAAACTCAAAGGAGCTTAACTGAAATAACTGATATCCTTATTGAATTTAAATCATTTAGAGATTATGTGAGAGATAATGAAGAACTTAACAAATATGTTGAGCAAGCTTTGATCACGGAATTAATTGAATTACTTGAAAAGATACTGTCCCAATTAAAAGCAGAAACAGAAAATAAAATATTTGAAAATAAAAGTATAAACTTATTAAATGGAATCATATCTACTTTTCTCACGGAGATTTCCAAAAAAACGGGGCAGCCGCCAAAGCCTATCAAAACAGGTTTTGCGGATTATTCTAGAAATAGGATTAAAATAGAAAGAGCGGCAAAAGAAATTCTTGAAAATATTAAACAAAAAATCGACCCATTAGAAGAATATGCAGGAAGCCTAGGCGAGAAAGGAGAACTGAGATGTAACACAAATTTAATGATTCAAAACGGATCTTTTACTGACAGTAATTTTTCTCCGGTAAAAAATGTTAAAAAGACTCCTCAAAAACAGTTTGTCAACGCAATAATCTCAATTTCCAAGCATATTCATTCGAGTGAGCTATTTTTAAAAGTCTCAGAGTTAAATGAAATTGAAAGTATTGAAACAATAAACTCATTAAATGATCTATTACTTAAAAGTAGGCATTTTACGCTTAATGGGGCGGTATACAATCCGTCAAATGGCGAGTCTTCAATGATTCTTCTTCATAAAGAACTGGTTGAGGATAAGGATATTTATTTAATTGATGAACCAGAGAAAAGTTTGGGTAATGACTATATTAATAATGTAATTGTCCCATTATTAAAAGAAAAAGCATTACTTGGTAAAAAGGTTGTCATTGCTACGCACGATGCTAATATTGCAGTTAGAACTTTACCTTATAATTCTATATACAGATTACACGATCAAGGGCAGTATTTTACATTAACAGGAAACCCATTTTCAAATTCACTAAAGTGCATTTATGGTTTAAAACCTGAGCTAAACTGGAAAGAAATAAGTATGAAAACATTAGAAGGTGGTAAGGAAGCCTTCGGAGAAAGAGGAAAAATATATGGAAACTAAAAAAGCAACAATTAAAAGAGAAGATGCCAATACATATTTGGTGCTAGAGGTTGGAGAAGCTCCATTTCAAATAATACTTACTGATGACAATCCGAACAATGTCAAAATGGTATTTAATAGTTTATTGAAAGAATTAAAAAAGGGGCTATTTGAATTTAATCTTGAAGATGAAAGTCAAGACCTTTATAATAATATTTGTACTGAATATCTTACTCAATTAAATTCAGAATTAAAAGCAATTTATGATGAACTTATAGATTATGAATTAGTTGACTCAGAGTGATTAATATAACCAAAAGATTTGGTAGTTTTGATTAAATTAGTAACTCGTCAAAAATATAAACTATGACAAACTTTGAAAACTCAGAACAGCAAATAGTGACCGTTAAAGCAAGAGCCGATAAGGCAATCAATTCTCTCAAAGGCATTTTATTAGGAATTATTTCCGATGATAAAATAGACTCTTATGAGATGAAGGAATTGCAGTTATGGGCAAGAGAGCACCACTACTTAGTGAACAGAAATCCTTTTCAGGAATTTATGTCGCTAATTGATAGCACAGTGTCAAACGGTATTCCGCCAAAGGAAGCTATTGAAGACCTTTATTGGCTTTGCCAAAAATATGAACACGACAGTATCTACTATAATGGGATTACTTCTGATTTGCAACAGCTCCAAGGGATTTTTCACGGAATCTTATCTGATGGAGAACTCAATGATACAGAAATTTTTAAACTTCACGAATGGCTTTCAGAAAATGAACATCTGAATTCCTATTATCCGTATGATGAAATACGAAGTCTTGTCCTTTCCGTTGTTTCTGATAA
Coding sequences:
- a CDS encoding serine hydrolase domain-containing protein — its product is MGNNIHLKSFFSFTLSIVYLGMIFSCSATRHSQNAILHTTDPLYEEIETLGNELTIKNDVPGVAVAVIRDGKVAWIQSIGYADLASKKPVTPETIFNIGSISKLISAWGFIQLTEKNLVKLDDPVDQYLTRWHLPECEFDRSKVTLRRILSHTAGLSVHGYGGSDQGIPLLSLEESLNGKTKRNGETVHLISEPGTKWDYSGGGYTLAQLLLEERTNQSFATYMKNNIFLPLGMKNTNYEWTAEMMATSATAYDENGNPIKNRIFTEKAAAGLQTTIQDLAHFAELSITPNYRQLNKVLKPNTIKLMETPVLPNSNEGESGLGYRFMNYEGFRTIGHTGENVGWSAALFLDLPTKSGIIVLCNGSNGDRVWFPIYQIWLKTVKTKNKYSK
- a CDS encoding DUF6265 family protein, which produces MKTGAKFFITGISLAILYAWTVKYKKDIQKAEWLIGTGENKTQKGSIYETWTKAGNNEFSGKSYSVKDKDTIVFENIRLVQENKRLFYIPVVNNQNEGLPVRFVAKTISENQLVFENPQHDFPQIIAYTKISSDSLIAEISGTKNGQKRKQTFPMKRVKR
- a CDS encoding helix-turn-helix transcriptional regulator is translated as MNYQTFEPDQNLTAFIKCYWTLESPKEETPEKQTIVSDGCMEMIFHYGDLYKQYLDNGNSIIQPRCFVIGQLTRPLEIEPTGETGIFSVRFHPEGFLPFTSNSIKEMENTAVSLEKLYGKDGQEIEQKVLNASSTSERIKFIEMFLLNRLTDIETIGRIVKTTVETIITANGQLPVDELSSLTKVNRRQLLRKFSAAIGLSPKQLSRTIRLQSALKMLLNDQFSNLAELAYENEYYDQAHFIKEFKEFTGSTPKEFYGNHLKMSSLFYGTD
- a CDS encoding helix-turn-helix domain-containing protein, yielding MIVNLITKEDLQEFKTELLEDLQNLFQIKISQQKLWLRSSEVKELLKISSGTLQNLRVNGTLSYTRVGGTLYYNYKDIEEMLKKKQ
- a CDS encoding BRCT domain-containing protein, producing the protein MTNFENSEQQIVTVKARADKAINSLKGILLGIISDDKIDSYEMKELQLWAREHHYLVNRNPFQEFMSLIDSTVSNGIPPKEAIEDLYWLCQKYEHDSIYYNGITSDLQQLQGIFHGILSDGELNDTEIFKLHEWLSENEHLNSYYPYDEIRSLVLSVVSDKKIDEDERLILMAFIKQFVELSNNDVKASIDKATSDINISGICAVDPEIIFENKTFCVTGILSRGTRTELQHAIKDKGGIAVNSISKKTDYLIIGDTSNACWSYACYGRKVEKALDLRKSGHTIILVHEFDVFDAI